From one Solanum stenotomum isolate F172 chromosome 12, ASM1918654v1, whole genome shotgun sequence genomic stretch:
- the LOC125846769 gene encoding receptor-like protein kinase HSL1 — MKSSISIMFLQILVTLLLPTLIFSLNQEGLYLHNVKLGFDDPDNVLSNWNEYDDTPCNWFGVSCDQLTRSVTSLDLSNANVAGPFPTLLCRLKKLRYISLYNNSVNSTILEDFSGCEAVEHLDLAQNFLVGTLPASLSELPNLKYLDLSGNNFTGDIPASFGSFQQLEVLGLVGNLLDGSIPAFLGNVTTLKQLNLSYNPFTTGRIPPELGNLTNLEVLWLSDCNLIGEVPDTLGSLKKIVDLDLAVNYLDGPIPSWLTELTSAEQIELYNNSFTGEFPVNGWSKMTALRRIDVSMNRVTGTIPRELCELPLESLNLYENQMFGELPQGIATSPNLYELRLFHNRFNGSLPKHLGKNSPLLWIDVSENNFSGEIPENLCGKGLLLELLMINNLLSGEIPASLSECRSLLRVRLAHNQLSGDVPEGFWGLPHLSLLELMDNSLSGDIAKTIAGASNLSALILSKNKFSGSIPEEIGSLENLLDFVGNDNQFSGPLPASLVILGQLGRLDLHNNELTGKLPSGIHSLKKLNELNLANNDLSGDIPKEIGSLSVLNYLDLSGNQFSGKIPVELQNLKLNQLNLSNNDLSGDVPPVYAKEMYKSSFLGNAGLCGDIEGLCEGTAEGKTAGYVWLLRLLFTLAGLVFVIGVAWFYWKYKNFKEAKRAIDKSKWTLMSFHKLGFNEYEILDALDEDNLIGSGSSGKVYKVVLSKGDTVAVKKILRSVKIVDDCSDIEKGSIQEDGFEAEVETLGKIRHKNIVKLWCCCTTRDCKLLVYEYMPNGSLGDLLHSSKSGLLDWPMRYKIAMDAAEGLSYLHHDCAPPIVHRDVKSNNILLDGEFGARVADFGVAKAVDANAKAIKSMSVIAGSCGYIAPEYAYTLRVNEKSDIYSFGVVILELVTGKRPVDPEFGEKDLVKWVCSALDQKGVDHVIDPKLDTCFKEEICKALNIGLLCTSPLPINRPSMRRVVKMLQEVGGGNLPKAASKDGKLTPYYYEETSDQGSVA, encoded by the exons atgaaatcttcaatttcaataaTGTTTCTTCAAATCTTGGTTACCCTTTTGCTCCCAACTTTGATTTTCTCACTTAACCAAGAGGGTCTTTATTTACATAATGTGAAGCTTGGATTTGATGATCCTGATAATGTTCTTTCAAACTGGAATGAATATGATGATACTCCATGTAACTGGTTTGGTGTTTCATGTGACCAATTGACTCGCTCTGTTACATCATTGGACCTTTCTAATGCTAATGTTGCTGGTCCTTTTCCGACTCTGCTTTGTCGGTTGAAGAAGCTTCGTTACATTTCGTTGTATAACAACTCTGTCAACAGTACTATTCTTGAAGATTTCTCTGGGTGTGAAGCAGTGGAGCATCTTGATTTGGCGCAGAATTTCTTGGTGGGTACACTTCCGGCGAGTTTATCTGAGCTCCCAAACTTGAAATATCTTGACTTGTCGGGTAATAACTTTACCGGAGATATTCCGGCAAGTTTTGGTTCTTTTCAGCAGCTTGAAGTTCTTGGGTTAGTTGGAAACTTGCTTGACGGGAGTATACCGGCATTTCTCGGGAACGTTACGACGTTGAAGCAGCTGAATCTGTCGTACAACCCGTTTACTACGGGTCGGATCCCGCCGGAGCTGGGGAATCTGACGAATCTTGAGGTTTTGTGGCTTTCCGACTGTAATTTGATTGGGGAGGTTCCTGACACATTGGGGAGCTTGAAGAAGATAGTGGATTTGGACCTAGCTGTTAACTACTTGGATGGGCCGATTCCGAGTTGGCTCACTGAGCTGACTAGTGCTGAACAAATTGAGCTGTATAACAACTCGTTTACCGGGGAGTTTCCGGTGAATGGGTGGTCGAAAATGACGGCGTTGAGGCGAATCGACGTTTCGATGAACCGGGTAACTGGTACGATTCCGAGGGAGTTGTGTGAGCTGCCACTTGAGTCACTCAATCTTTATGAGAACCAGATGTTTGGTGAATTGCCACAAGGCATTGCAACTTCACCAAACTTGTATGAGTTGCGCCTTTTTCACAACCGTTTTAATGGGAGTTTACCTAAACATCTTGGAAAAAATTCACCTTTGTTGTGGATTGATGTGTCAGAAAACAATTTTTCTGGTGAAATTCCGGAAAATTTGTGTGGGAAAGGGTTGTTGTTGGAGCTTTTGATGATAAATAACTTACTTTCCGGTGAAATTCCGGCGAGTTTGAGTGAATGCCGGAGCTTACTGCGCGTGAGATTGGCACACAATCAGTTATCCGGTGATGTTCCGGAGGGGTTCTGGGGTCTGCCACACCTTTCTCTGCTTGAGCTCATGGACAATTCACTCTCCGGTGATATCGCGAAAACTATAGCCGGTGCTTCAAATTTATCAGCTTTGATTTTGTCTAAGAACAAATTTTCAGGTTCCATCCCAGAGGAGATTGGTTCTCTGGAAAATCTTCTTGATTTTGTGGGCAATGATAACCAGTTTTCTGGGCCTTTACCTGCAAGCCTGGTGATTCTTGGACAATTGGGAAGGCTGGATCTTCACAACAATGAGTTAACTGGTAAGCTTCCAAGTGGGATTCATTCTTTGAAGAAATTGAATGAATTGAACTTGGCAAACAATGATCTTTCTGGAGATATCCCCAAGGAGATTGGGAGCTTGTCTGTTTTGAATTATCTTGATCTATCAGGGAACCAGTTTTCAGGGAAAATCCCAGTGGAGTTGCAGAATTTGAAGCTCAATCAGCTGAACTTGTCGAATAATGACCTTTCGGGTGATGTTCCCCCTGTTTATGCAAAGGAAATGTATAAGAGTAGCTTTTTGGGGAATGCTGGTTTATGTGGAGAcattgagggcttgtgtgaagGAACAGCTGAAGGTAAAACTGCTGGTTATGTTTGGTTATTGAGGTTACTCTTCACCCTTGCTGGATTGGTGTTTGTTATTGGGGTTGCTTGGTTCTACTGGAAGTACAAGAATTTTAAGGAAGCTAAAAGGGCTATTGATAAGTCTAAATGGACTTTGATGTCGTTTCATAAATTGGGTTTCAACGAGTATGAAATCTTGGATGCTCTTGATGAGGACAACTTAATTGGCAGTGGCTCTTCTGGGAAGGTTTACAAGGTGGTTCTGAGCAAGGGTGACACTGTTGCGGTGAAGAAGATTTTGAGAAGTGTGAAAATTGTAGATGATTGTAGTGATATCGAGAAAGGTAGCATTCAAGAAGATGGGTTTGAAGCAGAGGTTGAGACGTTGGGGAAGATTCGACACAAGAACATTGTTAAGCTATGGTGTTGTTGTACAACTAGGGATTGCAAACTTTTGGTCTATGAGTATATGCCTAATGGAAGTTTGGGTGATTTGCTACACAGCAGCAAAAGTGGCCTGCTAGACTGGCCTATGAGATATAAGATAGCCATGGATGCAGCTGAGGGACTCTCTTACTTGCATCATGACTGTGCTCCACCTATCGTTCACAGAGATGTTAAGTCAAATAACATCTTGCTGGATGGTGAGTTTGGAGCTCGTGTTGCTGACTTTGGTGTTGCAAAGGCGGTCGATGCCAATGCTAAGGCAATCAAGTCTATGTCTGTTATTGCAGGGTCTTGTGGTTACATTGCTCCAG AATATGCATACACACTGCGGGTGAACGAGAAGAGTGATATATACAGCTTCGGTGTGGTCATCCTAGAGCTTGTAACGGGGAAACGCCCTGTGGATCCTGAGTTCGGGGAAAAGGATCTGGTGAAATGGGTATGCAGTGCATTGGACCAAAAGGGTGTAGATCATGTAATTGACCCTAAACTTGATACTTGTTTCAAGGAGGAGATATGCAAGGCCCTAAACATTGGCCTACTCTGCACTAGCCCTCTCCCAATTAACCGACCCTCGATGAGACGAGTCGTTAAAATGTTGCAAGAAGTGGGTGGTGGGAACTTGCCCAAGGCTGCCTCAAAGGATGGCAAGTTGACACCTTATTACTATGAAGAAACATCTGATCAAGGAAGTGTGGCTTAA